One region of Cyanobium sp. M30B3 genomic DNA includes:
- a CDS encoding 4-hydroxy-3-methylbut-2-enyl diphosphate reductase, which translates to MDTRSFKRSLHHSDRYNRRGFGLGEEVAGSLETAYQSDLVGQLRSNGYQLEQGRLTVRLAEAFGFCWGVERAVAMAYETRRHYPSERIWITNEIIHNPSVNDHLREMNVQFIAVDGGVKDFSDVASGDVVILPAFGATVQEMQLLNERGCHIVDTTCPWVSKVWNTVEKHKKHSFTSIIHGKVKHEETLATSSFAGTYLVVLDLAEAQLVCDYILAGAGGDGPSAEQRQAFMQRFERACSPGFDPDRDLLRVGVANQTTMLKSETEEIGKLFERTMLQRFGPAELNDHFLAFNTICDATQERQDAMFALVDEPLDLMVVIGGYNSSNTTHLQEIAVSRGIRSFHIDTPERIGPGNRIEHMPLGSDLDVEEPFLPEGPIRVGITSGASTPDRIVEQVIQRLIDLTQL; encoded by the coding sequence GTGGATACCCGATCCTTCAAGCGCTCCCTGCACCACTCGGATCGCTACAACCGCCGCGGTTTCGGTCTGGGTGAGGAGGTGGCCGGCAGCCTGGAGACGGCTTACCAGAGCGATCTGGTGGGCCAGCTGCGCAGCAACGGCTACCAGCTGGAACAGGGGCGGCTCACGGTGCGGCTGGCCGAGGCGTTCGGCTTCTGCTGGGGCGTGGAGCGGGCTGTGGCCATGGCCTACGAAACCCGCCGCCACTACCCGAGTGAGCGCATCTGGATCACCAACGAGATCATCCACAACCCCTCGGTGAACGACCACCTGCGCGAGATGAACGTGCAGTTCATCGCCGTGGATGGCGGCGTGAAGGACTTCTCCGACGTCGCCAGCGGCGATGTGGTGATCCTGCCGGCCTTCGGAGCCACCGTGCAGGAGATGCAGCTGCTCAACGAGCGCGGCTGCCACATCGTCGACACCACCTGCCCCTGGGTGTCGAAGGTGTGGAACACCGTGGAGAAGCACAAGAAGCACAGCTTCACCTCGATCATCCACGGCAAGGTGAAGCACGAGGAAACCCTGGCCACCAGCAGCTTCGCCGGCACCTACCTGGTGGTGCTCGACCTGGCGGAAGCCCAGCTGGTGTGCGACTACATCCTGGCCGGAGCTGGGGGGGACGGCCCCTCGGCGGAGCAGCGCCAGGCCTTCATGCAGCGCTTCGAGCGGGCCTGCTCGCCCGGCTTCGACCCCGACCGCGACCTGCTGCGCGTGGGCGTGGCCAACCAGACCACCATGCTCAAGAGCGAAACCGAGGAGATCGGCAAGCTGTTCGAGCGCACCATGCTGCAGCGCTTCGGGCCGGCCGAGCTGAACGACCACTTCCTGGCGTTCAACACCATCTGCGACGCCACCCAGGAGCGCCAGGACGCCATGTTTGCCCTGGTGGATGAACCGCTGGATCTGATGGTGGTGATCGGCGGCTACAACTCCTCCAACACCACCCACCTGCAGGAGATCGCCGTGAGCCGCGGCATCCGCTCCTTTCACATCGACACCCCGGAGCGCATCGGACCGGGCAACCGCATCGAGCACATGCCCCTGGGCAGTGACCTGGATGTGGAGGAGCCCTTCCTGCCGGAGGGTCCGATCCGGGTGGGGATCACCTCCGGCGCCTCCACGCCGGACCGGATCGTGGAGCAGGTGATCCAACGGCTGATCGACCTCACCCAGCTCTGA
- a CDS encoding DUF1997 domain-containing protein: protein MEMRAPAARVAAYLDRHEGWFRRCAAPMAVETLGSNGYRLTLGRFGNFGFEVEPTIALELLPQSEGVYRILTVPEGGEGSGFNRLYDVDFNAALSLDEAAESEVTLVRWQLDLTVWIRLPGVITLLPDQLVQTSGDHLLRQIVRQISRRLTWKVQEDFHASHGLDCPPRRRAQF, encoded by the coding sequence ATGGAAATGCGGGCCCCTGCCGCCAGGGTTGCCGCCTATCTCGACCGGCATGAGGGCTGGTTCCGGCGCTGTGCCGCCCCGATGGCGGTGGAGACCCTGGGATCGAATGGCTACCGGCTCACCCTGGGCCGCTTCGGCAACTTCGGCTTTGAGGTGGAGCCCACGATCGCCCTGGAGCTGCTTCCCCAGAGCGAGGGCGTCTATCGGATCCTCACGGTGCCCGAGGGGGGCGAAGGGAGTGGCTTCAACCGCCTCTATGACGTGGATTTCAACGCCGCCCTCTCCCTCGATGAAGCGGCCGAATCAGAAGTGACCCTGGTGCGCTGGCAGCTCGATCTCACCGTGTGGATCCGGTTGCCGGGGGTGATCACCCTGCTGCCCGACCAGCTGGTGCAGACCAGTGGCGACCACCTGCTGCGCCAGATCGTGCGCCAGATCTCCCGGCGCCTCACCTGGAAGGTGCAGGAGGATTTTCACGCCAGCCACGGGCTGGACTGCCCGCCGCGCCGGCGGGCCCAGTTCTGA
- a CDS encoding DUF4079 domain-containing protein, with protein MPEALAYNLNFVHPLLMWVLFGLSGYAMVLGIKAKKTRTADAETRKQLIKGQFAKRHFQIGGALLAVMVLGTFGGMAVTYLNNGKLFVGPHLLVGIGMTCLVALAVALIPLIQQGNLLARKAHVGLNMLMMTLFLWQAVSGMQILNKIWENRPA; from the coding sequence ATGCCTGAAGCGCTCGCCTACAACCTCAACTTCGTGCACCCGCTGCTGATGTGGGTGCTCTTCGGCCTCAGCGGCTACGCGATGGTGCTGGGGATCAAGGCCAAGAAAACCCGCACCGCCGACGCCGAGACGCGCAAGCAGCTGATCAAGGGGCAGTTCGCCAAGCGCCACTTCCAGATCGGCGGCGCCCTGCTGGCGGTGATGGTGCTCGGCACCTTCGGCGGCATGGCCGTCACCTATCTCAACAATGGCAAGCTGTTCGTGGGCCCGCACCTGCTGGTGGGGATCGGCATGACCTGCCTGGTGGCCCTGGCCGTGGCCCTGATTCCGCTGATTCAGCAGGGCAATCTGCTGGCGCGCAAGGCCCACGTGGGCCTGAACATGCTGATGATGACCCTCTTCCTCTGGCAGGCGGTGAGCGGCATGCAGATCCTCAACAAGATCTGGGAGAACCGGCCGGCCTGA